Proteins encoded within one genomic window of Eleutherodactylus coqui strain aEleCoq1 chromosome 1, aEleCoq1.hap1, whole genome shotgun sequence:
- the LOC136608245 gene encoding zinc finger protein 585A-like, whose protein sequence is MEEWEYLEGYNDLYNDDMMENHQPPISQDNPNENSDVNFMVSPNYTIEDIVQYSSGQNLTTLHVQPEHHRIDEKPYSCFEYGKCLTYKANCIKNERSHTGEKQFPCSEYGNSKLEDHLTIHSEEKIFSNSECEKYFGRKSHLVTQEKSHTEEKPYSCTECGKCFKHKSGLVIHEKGVHRGEKTFSCSQCGKCFSQKINLITHQRIHTGEKPYSCSVCGKCFRDRSHIARHQKIHTGEKPHTCSECGTGFIRKSHLIKHQRIHTGEKPYSCLECGKSFTDKSYLIKHKRIHTGEKPYTCTECGKSFTDKSDFVKHQKIHTGEKPYTCSECGKAFIGKSTLIKHQRIHTGEKPYTCSECGKCFTRRSTLVKHKMVHTGEKPYSCSECGRSFTHKSTLVKHQRIHTAGKPYTCSEFGIGFTTNDECREHQRHHLGNKLF, encoded by the coding sequence ATAATCCAAATGAGAACTCTGATGTAAACTTCATGGTATCGCCTAATTATACGATAGAAGATATTGTGCAGTACTCTTCAGGACAAAACCTCACTACCCTTCATGTACAGCCAGAACATCACAGAATAGATGAGAAGCCATACTCCTGTTTTGAGTATGGTAAATGTTTGACATATAAAGCAAATTGTATTAAaaatgagagaagtcacacaggggagaagcaatttccatgttcagaatatGGAAATTCCAAACTCGAAGATCATCTGACAATTCATTCAGAAGAGAAAATATTTTCaaattcagaatgtgagaaatattTTGGaagaaaatcacatcttgttacacagGAAAAAagtcacacagaagagaagccatattcatgcacagaatgtgggaaatgttttaagcacAAATCAGGCCTTGTTATTCATGAAAAAGGAGTTCACAGAGGAGAAAAAACAttttcatgttcacaatgtggaaaatgcttttcacagaaaataaatcttattacacatcagagaattcatacaggagagaagccttattcatgttcagtatgtggtaaatgttttagaGACAGATCACATATTGCCAGACATCAGAAAatacacacaggagaaaagccacacacatgttcagagtgtgggacCGGTTTTATAAGAAAATCACATCTTATTAAGCATCAGAGgattcacacgggggagaagccgtattcatgtttagaatgtgggaagagTTTTACAGATAAGTCATATCTCATTAAACATAagaggattcacacaggagagaagccgtatacatgtacagaatgtgggaagagTTTTACAGATAAGTCAGATTTTGTTAAACAtcaaaaaattcacacaggagaaaagccatacacatgttcagaatgtgggaaagcttTTATAGGAAAATCAACTCTTATTAaacatcagaggattcacacaggggagaagccatacacttgttcagaatgtggcaagtgTTTTACACGTAGGTCAACTCTTGTTAAACATAAGATggttcacacaggtgagaagccatattcatgttcggaatgtgggagGAGTTTTACACATAAGTCAACTCTTGTtaagcatcagagaattcacacagcggGGAAGCCATACACGTGTTCAGAATTTGGGATAGGTTTTACTACTAATGACGAATGTAGGGAGCATCAAAGACATCACTTAGGGAATAAgctattttga